Proteins from a single region of Catenulispora acidiphila DSM 44928:
- a CDS encoding phosphotransferase family protein, producing the protein MPEALDPAKTVNPAKTVNPEKAPNPEVQIVVAHSERATLRVGEVFLKVDADPAHAAVEVQAMALAPVPTPEVLWCEPPVLALAALPGEPLGRLGGRSTGSPAAWAAAGEAMRTLHEAPLPPWPGPNPDALAADLDAECARLIADGVLPADLVTRNRQVAEAALRPWKPAFIHGDLQIAHVFVEHDRVTGVIDWSEAARGDALYDIATFTLGHEDRLAELLAGYGTDVDLDVVRGWWSVRCLLAVRWLAEHGFDPAAPGCEVDVLRARM; encoded by the coding sequence ATGCCCGAGGCGCTGGACCCCGCGAAGACCGTGAACCCCGCGAAGACCGTGAACCCCGAGAAGGCGCCGAATCCCGAGGTCCAGATCGTCGTCGCGCACAGCGAGCGCGCGACCCTGCGCGTCGGCGAGGTGTTCCTGAAGGTCGACGCCGACCCGGCGCACGCCGCCGTCGAGGTCCAGGCCATGGCGCTCGCGCCGGTCCCGACCCCGGAGGTCCTGTGGTGCGAGCCGCCGGTGCTGGCGCTCGCCGCGCTCCCGGGCGAGCCGCTGGGCCGTCTCGGCGGGCGCTCGACCGGGTCGCCGGCGGCGTGGGCGGCAGCCGGCGAAGCCATGCGGACGCTGCACGAAGCACCGCTGCCGCCCTGGCCCGGCCCGAACCCCGACGCGCTCGCGGCCGACCTGGACGCCGAATGCGCGCGGCTGATCGCCGACGGCGTCCTGCCCGCCGACCTGGTCACCCGCAACCGGCAGGTCGCCGAGGCGGCGCTCCGGCCCTGGAAGCCGGCGTTCATCCACGGCGACCTGCAGATCGCCCACGTCTTCGTCGAGCACGACCGGGTCACCGGCGTCATCGACTGGTCCGAGGCGGCGCGGGGCGACGCCCTGTACGACATCGCCACCTTCACCCTCGGCCACGAGGACCGCCTCGCCGAACTGCTCGCCGGCTACGGCACCGACGTGGACCTCGACGTGGTCCGCGGCTGGTGGTCGGTGCGCTGCCTGCTGGCCGTCCGGTGGCTGGCCGAGCACGGGTTCGATCCGGCGGCGCCGGGCTGCGAGGTGGACGTGCTGCGGGCCCGGATGTGA